In Gadus morhua chromosome 5, gadMor3.0, whole genome shotgun sequence, the genomic stretch taatgtggtctttttatttaattgttacCAAATCAAGAAGCGCAGGTGTGCTGGTCTAAATTTCATTGATTTGCAACAATCAACAaataacccttttttttatcCTAGTCATCAAGGAATGTCATTCTCACGGAGCACTTCACCCACTAAACGCTAGACGATGGCTATGGCACACTCTAATGACAGCTCTGGAATCCCACCTAGAGCCGCTTTAGTATATGTGGCAGTGGGTCGTACCTTGACCCTGCGGTTGATGCTGAGGAACATGCAGGTCTTGTCGTAGAGCTGCTCCAGGTTCTCTCGGTCCCAGTAGAAGTCCGGTGTCATGAGCAGATCTGAGCTCAGGTTGATGCAGTGTCTGTcaggcagaacacacacacacacacacacacacacacacacacacacacacacacacacacacacacacacacacacacacacacacacacacacacacacacacacacacacacacacacacacacacagtgtgataTATTGACTTAAGTTCAGAAAATAATCACTATGAATTTAATCTCAGAAAATAgctatttattaaatatataacacacacatacacacacacaaatagactaGGAGTGCTAGGACTGTGCGACCAGTGGAGCAGCATGAGGAGGTTTTTACCGTAAAGCGAACAGCTCCCCTATCTTCTGCATAACGTCTGCTCTGGACAGCTTCACTTTGTTGCCTGACTTCAGCATCTGGTCGGAAACAACAAGAGGCCAAAATCAGACCTGAGGAAAGTTCTAGAAAACGGGACTTTAAGAGGCAACTGTCAATCCCAGGAAATAATACAACTCCTCATCATTTCATGcttctttatttctctttacTCAATAAATTATTGACCGTACCTCTGGGATTGGCTGAATTGACTCCACAAAGTTGTCCAAGGCCACCTCCCATATTGCTAGCTTGACTGGAACAGAACAAGGAGAAAGCGGTTAAGACAGAGTGCACTGCTCATCCCGTACAACCACTACTCTAGTACTACCATCGATACAGCTGcaagacacatgcacaaatacccACTGAGATTCATCTTttgtgaaagaaaataaattatacaATACTTTTTGTTGATCAAAATAGGCAGCCAATACAAGTGAAAATGCTGTTATTGTCCAAACATAAAACAGCAAAGATGGCGATCTTATGGTTCAcatgccaccaccaccaagggTTTGTAGGACAGGACTTGTTTACCTGACAGAGACAGGGCATTGGAGAAGGCAAACTTCTCCAAAACAGCTTCGTCCTGTTCCATCTCGTTGTTCAGCATGAAGTTCCCACGCTGTAGCTTGGAATTTCCCCTGAGAAAAAGGATAACAATATTAAAGGGGTGATTCATCATAAATCATCATTTaattaataattgtatttgtgGATACTACTAGAATAGGATTATATGCCTGTATGTTAAAAAGgccccttattattctcacacttaatttctgcaaaaccaatttcagctTCTTTCAAAAACGTTCTTATTTGTATCATTTCgctttaaggcccccctccctcccgagTAGCCcggtctgctgtgattggtcagcacgtCAACTCTGTTGCAATTTGTCGAACCTTTTGCACGTTTGTCACCCCCGAGAAGTTGTAAACACTTGAGCAACGCCGACCGCACAGTCCGACGTCACGTTGTTACGGAAGTAAAGTTTGAGCACAAATGAGGAGAGTCCGGAAATACTCCCGGACTCTCAGACTTCGATTTTTCTAGCTTAGCAGACGTAAAACAAGTATACATACATCACATAACAGCCTACAGCAAAGCAAAAAACCGGAAAATTATGACATGACCCCTTTTAGTTCTAGAAAGGAGAGCGAGCAGTTAATCCATTAACAAACATACTCTCCGATGGAGTAGTTGATCTCCTCGTTCTCCCAGTGGACCAGGGCCACCTCATAGGGCTGGATCTCATGCCGCTCCAGGAGCCTCATCGCCTTCTTCATCTTCAGCGGACACAGGAAGCACAGCACCATGTTGTTCAATTTCATGTAGGCTCAGCCGtgtaggcttcgccttatggacTTGTCCCTTAAGGCAAAGCCTAGACGACGGAGCCTACATGAAAttgaactagagttataatagcATAACTATCATGCAACTAGAATTATAATAACACAACTATCATATAACAGGACTATCgctctatttcatgtaggctaagCTGACTAGGCGTCGCCTTATAGGCttggctacgcctacaatcatagaagtTGAGTGAtgataacataactatcgtaaCCATCCACACCAACTAAATATTCTGAAAACAAAGATGGTGACTGACAATAACAACTCAATTGTATATGTTGACCGTTTAAAGCCCCGCTTCGCTCACCGTCTTCTCCTCGACGTTCCAGAACACCACGGAGCCCTCTCTGAAAGGTTGgacaaggggaggagaggaggtctgTCACGAGCACATGATAACTGTGGTTCATAGGAAAGGCGCCGAACACGGTGAGATGGAGCAGAGCATCGCTCTACCTGAAGAAGAACATCAGAGCGACGTCGTCCGGCTTGGCCGCTAAGTCGGTGCAAATCACGAGCGCATTCGAGGCATCTGTAAAAGAAACCACAGATACAATGTGATCTGTGGATCATTTATCTGCAACTACCATTtgacttttatccaaagcatatCCAACCTGCACTGCAGGTAGGGCCAGGGCATCTTTCTTTCTGACAATCTACACCTTAACCCCTAGAGTCTACATAGACAACCAGAGCCCTAGACATTACCTCTGGGTAAATCCACCTCGCTGAAGCCGTGGCTTATGAGGTCATGGCTCAGGGTTGGCAAGTGGTACTGGTCGGCCGTCGCAAAGGCAATGCACTGCATCATCTACAAAGGGCAGAATGGATTGACTAAACGTATTCAAAGCAGGTAATGGCTCCAGGACTCCTGTGACACACCCAGGGTTGTTTCTGACGTACCTGGTTCTCCACTTTTAAGGGCTGATTGGTCCGCGAAGGCTGCTTCGTTCTGGGCCCCTTTGGAATCCTTTTCCCCGGTACGACTGCCACTTTCAGTACCGCCTTCCCAAGGGTTGTGGAATAATGTCGCATTTGTGAAACGTTTTCCTTGTATAGCCCGTGTCCGCTTAACAAGACGCTGCTGAGTCCTTTCAACTGGTGGGAGGAATGGTATTGCATTGGATCCCATGGACCAGCGTCCAGGCAGCGGGGCCTGGAGGGAGACGCTGGTCTGTTTGACGGGACGCTGCTTGTTTGGGTAGGTTCAGCGGCGGTGGGATGCTTGGTAAAGCCAGAAAGGCTTGGGAGAAGATATGTACTATTTATGGACTTCCGCGCCCCCACTCTGCACCACAATGTCCGCAGAAGCATCGCAGCATGGGATGAGATGCCTTCAACAAGAAAGGAGGAGGCACATGTCACTTCAATCACTTAATAACAAATACAATTGGACTTATGCCATTGCAGataagtgaacacacacacacaaacacacaggtaaacacttgcgaacaaacacacattcacctgGCACTGCAGACACATACTATTTGAAAGCTATTAGAATACGATTATACATGACAAATAATAGACTGACCTTGGCTCAGTGGACTTTCAGTGAAGGGATGCGCATGCGCAGAGCTCAGATCCGAGAGGACATGAATGCTGGACAAATGTTCAACACTTGTCAGATCCTGAGGAACGTTGCCGTCCCTAGAACTACTTTAACTAGAGAACAGTAGGAAGAGAAGCATGGCTGTGAACACCATAACAGTTCAGGAGGCTGTAGCAGCTAGCTGCTCAGGGAATGATGATACTAACTGTATTGATATGGTGGTTCAACATAATAAACCAACCGGGTGGCTAAACTAAACTCACAACAGACGTCTCACCTACTGTGAAGTTGTTAAGGTTTGTCATTTAAAGCAAAGCATCAGCTGGATGTGATGATGACAGCCAACGAACATGCGACTGAATATCGTTCATTCAATAAAGTTTCATTTGAACAGCGAGTTCCTGTTTGGTATGACGTAGTTTTACGTCACGCATGTACGCGCTACACGAAAATGATGTattacaaatacaatacaatcacAACAGAGATATGCACTCGTATgcaaaatataatatttgtatatatataattattataatttgtaTACGAGTGCAAATCTCTGTTGTGATCAAATTGTATTTGTTAATTAACAAATTTGTTAAATAACAACTTTATACAACATAAATTGTAAACAATAACTGCATTCTGGTTGATTATACACCGTAATACAATAATATTACTAATTGAaggacattttaaaataatcaTAACCCTTATATATCTACTTTGAATAGTTGTACGGACGTCCCGTTCTCAACCCCGAGCAGCAGCGCCCCCTCTGGTCTACCCTGGACATTTGTTTTCTGTTGCTTGGAAACTTcatgcaaaagagagagagaaccttcTTGATGATACATTCCAAGATTGACTTTAAAATGGAAGTCCCTGAAAACTTTGATGAGGTAGGCAAATTAATTGACAGCATCAGATTACTCTTCTCATAATGAATGACAGgcattgtgtttttttgataGGTTAGGTTCCTCTGCAGAGAAATTGCAAGAAATGTTAAACACACAGTATTGTTTTAAGAAGTTCAATATCATTAACTTTTCTATTCATTGACATGGTTAATGATACTTTATGAATATGATGACACAATTCTAAAACACTTGTATTTATAGTGGATCTCGACCCGACTGCTATTGTTCTACTTCCAATACTTCTACTAGCACTACTGGGTTAATATCACGG encodes the following:
- the rmnd1 gene encoding required for meiotic nuclear division protein 1 homolog; this encodes MLLRTLWCRVGARKSINSTYLLPSLSGFTKHPTAAEPTQTSSVPSNRPASPSRPRCLDAGPWDPMQYHSSHQLKGLSSVLLSGHGLYKENVSQMRHYSTTLGKAVLKVAVVPGKRIPKGPRTKQPSRTNQPLKVENQMMQCIAFATADQYHLPTLSHDLISHGFSEVDLPRDASNALVICTDLAAKPDDVALMFFFREGSVVFWNVEEKTMKKAMRLLERHEIQPYEVALVHWENEEINYSIGEGNSKLQRGNFMLNNEMEQDEAVLEKFAFSNALSLSVKLAIWEVALDNFVESIQPIPEMLKSGNKVKLSRADVMQKIGELFALRHCINLSSDLLMTPDFYWDRENLEQLYDKTCMFLSINRRVKVVNEKLQHCTELTDLMRNHLSEKHSLRLEWMIVILITIEVMFELARVLF